TGGCACGTCATCGACTGGCGCGACAACGGCCGCATCGACTGGGGCGAGAACGTTCCTCCGCGCCAGTAGCGCGCAAATCCCCTCGCCGGGAAGAGAGAAGGCCCCCGCGGCAAGCGCGGGGGCCTTCTTGGCGTTCCGGGGCCGGAAGCGGCGCCGTGAGCGCGAGGCGTCAGTCCTCCTCGATCTCCTCGATGGCGCCCATCGGGCACTCCTCCATGCAGGTGGCGCAGCCGGTGCAGTCGTCCTCGTTGACGACCTGGGCCGAGTCACCGACGA
This sequence is a window from Actinomycetota bacterium. Protein-coding genes within it:
- a CDS encoding 4Fe-4S dicluster domain-containing protein, producing MPRPIINEDDCSACGICVDACPEGVLDLVGDSAQVVNEDDCTGCATCMEECPMGAIEEIEED